From Osmerus mordax isolate fOsmMor3 chromosome 8, fOsmMor3.pri, whole genome shotgun sequence, a single genomic window includes:
- the LOC136947607 gene encoding trace amine-associated receptor 13c-like, with product MESPDDQWCYPAFNLSCPKSVFSSGAQVTLYLVFLVGILVTILGNSVVIISIAHFKQLHSPTNMMVMSLAVADLLLGLTVMPFSMVRSVEGCWYYGDDFCLLHSSFDMFLTIVSIFHLVSIAIDRHEAVCNPMLYSAHITMPVAWIMISASWVIAGLYSYGLLYSKANVAGLEDYLESIKCLGGCYLLFNHLWGALDTLISFFFPVSIMMGLYAEIFQVAKEHARRIEDGSHGGVRKLNEGERRGAMSKRSERKAAKTLGIVVGVFIFCWMPFFVNSTIDPYTNFSTPAILFEVFVWLGYFNSTLNPIIYAMFYPWFRKCINAIVTMEIFTRHSSDMNVFVT from the coding sequence ATGGAAAGTCCTGACGACCAGTGGTGCTACCCAGCCTTTAACTTGTCCTGTCCTAAATCGGTGTTCAGTTCTGGGGCTCAGGTAACTCTCTACCTGGTGTTCCTGGTGGGCATCCTGGTCACCATCCTGGGCAACTCTGTGGTCATCATCTCCATCGCCCACTTCAAGCAGCTCCACAGTCCAACCAACATGATGGTGATGTCTCTAGCCGTGGCTGACCTGTTACTAGGTTTAACTGTGATGCCCTTCAGCATGGTCCGGAGTGTCGAGGGATGCTGGTACTATGGTGATGATTTCTGTCTCCTCCACTCCAGCTTTGACATGTTCCTCACCATTGTCTCTATCTTTCACCTTGTTTCCATCGCTATTGATCGCCATGAAGCAGTCTGCAACCCTATGCTCTACTCAGCCCACATCACCATGCCTGTGGCCTGGATCATGATCTCAGCCAGCTGGGTAATAGCAGGTCTGTACTCTTATGGCCTACTTTACTCCAAGGCTAACGTGGCTGGACTAGAGGACTATCTGGAATCTATTAAATGTCTGGGTGGTTGTTACTTATTGTTCAACCATCTGTGGGGTGCATTAGACACACTGATATCCTTTTTCTTTCCTGTGTCTATCATGATGGGTTTATATGCTGAGATTTTCCAGGTAGCTAAGGAGCATGCCAGGAGGATAGAAGACGGTAGccatggaggggtgaggaaacttaatgagggagagaggaggggggcaatgTCGAAACGCTCAGAGCGCAAAGCAGCCAAGACACTAGGTATAGTGGTGGGAGTTTTTATATTCTGCTGGATGCCATTCTTTGTAAACTCCACCATAGACCCTTACACTAACTTTAGTACACCTGCTATTTTATttgaggtgtttgtgtggttagGCTACTTTAACTCCACTTTAAACCCTATTATCTATGCTATGTTCTACCCCTGGTTCAGGAAATGCATTAATGCCATTGTTACCATGGAGATATTCACCAGACACTCATCTGATATGAATGTGTTTGTCACTTGA